GACGACGATGACCCCCAAGCCGCCAACCAGCGCCACACCGTGGTCGTGCGCCGCGTGGCGCGCGCCTACCTGAGCGAAGAGCACAACGGCCCCTACGCCTTCATGGGCGAAGGGCTGGCCCAGGCCGTGGAGCAGCTGCGCCAAGCGCTGCACTCTCGCCTGCAAGCCCATTGGGGCCACGCCGACCCTGACCCGGAACATGCCGCCCCCTGGCACCACAGTGGCGCCACCATGGCCGCCTGGAACCTGCCGCTGCACCAACCCCTGGTGGCAGACACGCCGGACAAGCTGGTGTGCGTGCCCGAGGCCAACACCCTGTGGCTCAGCCTCTACCCCCAGGCCGACACGGGCGATGGCGATGCCTGGTGGGAGCTGTGGCTGATGGTGGCACCGAGCGTGGACGCACTGCAAGCCGCACAACACGCACGCGATGCACGACGGCCCATGGCTGCACACAGCCCTGGCGTGCCGAACCCCTGTTTGCCCGACGCTGAAGAAACACTGACAGCCAACAATCCACCCACCACGCGCGAGGCTTGGCGGTTGGCCGTGGAACAGGACCCCAGCGCCATCGGCCAAATGCCTGCAGTTTGGCTGGACGATGCCCTGGTCGACACGGCTTTGGCCGCAGCGGCCCAAGTGCTGGGCGATATCCCCCCCGCCTGGCATACGCCCGAACGGCTACACGCCCTGGTGAGCCAGGGCCTGGCCCAGGCGCGTGAGATTCCGCCACACTGCATGACGCGGGACGCGCTGCTGCTGGCCCGCGAGCGGTATGCCGGAGACCCCGACTGGGACTGGCACGACCAGCGCTGCAGCCAAGTCCCCCCACTCGCCCCCAACCGGTGGGACCACAACAGCCTGTACGACCTCTGGGGCTGCCTGCTGACCCCTGCTTTGGCACTGCACGCCGTGCAATGCGGTGCACCGCTGCGCACTGTGCCGCACTGGCTGCGCACCGATGCGCTGGAGCATGCCGCGCTGCAGGCCGACATCTACAACATCAGCTACATCGCTGCGGACAAGGTCACCCCCGCACTGGCGCAGCGCGCTGTGCTGCACGACTACGGCCGCCTGATCACCCACGTACCCCAGGCGCTGATCACGCCCGCGCTGTGCCTGGCATCGGCCCGCGCCAATGGCCTCACGCTGCAAGACATCCCCGAGCCCCTGCGCAGCGCCGAGGTGTGCGTGGCAGCGCTGGAGGACCGGAACGACGTGTTCCACCACGTTCCCCCACACCTGGCTGCGGACGTGACCACCCGGCTGATCGACAACGACCTGGCCCGTGCCCGCCAGAAGGGCGAGCCCCGCCATGGCAGCCACTGGCACGTGCAGCGGGCCTGGGCCCACCTGTGGAGCCGCCAAGCCGCACTGGCGCTGCAAGACGCGCTGCAGGGCTTGCCACACGCCCGCTACCCACAACACGCGCACTACGTACTGGCCAGCGCCTACCGGGCACTGGGACACACCCGGCAGGCGGCGCTGGAGGCATCGACCGTGCTCTCGCTGCAATCGCCCTACACCGCCGAATGGGACGCACACGAAGACACCACCTGGCTGGCCCCGCTGGCGCGCGAACACATGCGGGCGGCGGACGAGGCCACGCTGGTGCAGCAGCTGCAAAGCCACCCCCGCACATTGGCCGATGTGCCCCGTGCGCGCATCACCCATGCCATGGTGGATGCTGCGCTGCGGGCCGACGAGGGTGCCGTGTGCTTTGTACCCAAGCGGCTGATGACGCCCGCACGCTACGCCGCTGCGCTGCGCCAGGGCGTGAAAACTTGGGAACAGATTCCGGCCCCCATGCTGAGCGAAGAGGCCTGCGCCGACCATGTGCGCGAGGCGGGATGGCGGCTGCCCGATGTGCCCACGCCATGGCGCACCGTGGCGGTGTGTGCCGTGGCCATGCAGGCCAGTGCCAGCGCGCTGCAGCATGTGCCCGCACGCTTGCAGCCCCAGGCGCTGCAAGCGGCGCAGGCCCTGGCCGTTCAGACCGTCAGCGACAGCCAGGAGCAGGGCGCCATCGCCCAACGGCTGGCAGAACAACTGGCTGTGCAATGGCAAGCCCTGCAGCGCACACCCGGCATGCCGTGGATGCAGCGCGCCCGCAGGCAAGGGGGCTGGGTGGCGCTGCTGGCATGCAGCCTCATGACACCGTCCTCCCAAGCGCCCACGCAGGGTGGCTTGGTGGGATGGATGCAGCAGCGCCCCGTGCTGGCCTTGCTGCTGCACCTGTTGGGCGGGGCCTGCGCCATGGTGGGACATGCCTTCGTGTCGGTGGGTGCATGGCGGGCCGAGGGCGCCTATGCCGGGCTGGCCAGCTTCACGCTGCTGGGGTTTTCTGAACTGTATTGGGCCTGGCGCTTTGTGTGGACCGAGCCCGCACGCCCCCTGCTGGGCACCACTGCAGCCCTCGTCGCCGCCTACGTGCTGTGCTGGTGGCCGCTGTACCGCAAGGCAGGGCAAGCGCTGGCCCAGCCGCGCCCAGACCGCACCTGACCCCAGGCACGGTGGAGGGCAGGCTGAGCAGGTGGTTTGGAGCCTGTGCTAACATTTTGGCTCTTATGCAACGCAGCCTGCCCCTGTCCACCCTATCGCTAAGCCTACTAGTGCTCGGCCGGGGTCTGCCTGCGTTCGCCTCTCCTGTTGCCACTTCGCGCAACACCTGACTTCCCCCTGACCCCGGCCCACAAACCAGCCTTTGCACACGCAAAGGGCTGCAGGGGATGTCGTCCGTTCGTTGACCTTTGATGACCCCGTGCCCGGGCACTGCGCAGCCAATGCACCCATGCGCTGCCCCGGCACCCACCGTTTGTGGAGCCTTTCATGATGATCGCCAAACCCGCTACCAAGTACCAAGGCATCGCCCCCATCAATTTGCCCGACCGCCAATGGCCCAGCCGCACCATTGCCCGCGCGCCCATCTGGCTCTCGACCGATCTGCGCGACGGCAACCAGGCGCTGTTCGAGCCCATGAACGGCGAGCGCAAGATGAAGCTCTTTCACGAACTGGTGCGCATCGGCTTCAAGGAGATCGAGGTCGGCTTTCCAGCCGCGTCGCAGACCGACTTTGACTTTGTGCGCCGCCTCATCGACGAGAACCTGATCCCCGACGATGTGACCATCATGGTCATGACGCAATCGCGCGAAGACCTGATCGCGCGCACCGTAGAGGCGGTGAAGGGTGCGCCCCGCGCCATCGTGCACCTGTACAACGCCACCGCGCCTGCGTGGCGGCGCATTGTGTTTGGCATGAACGTGACGCAGGTGATGCAGCTCATCGCGCACCATGTGGGCTACCTCAAGCAGCTCACCGACGCGCAGCCGGGCACACAGTGGACCTTGCAGTACTCGCCCGAAACCTTCAGCGCCACCGAGCTGAATGTCTCGCTCAAGGCCTGCCAGACCGCTATTGCCGCATGGAACGCAGGCCCCGGCCGCCCCATCATCATCAACCTGCCCACCACGGTAGAAAACGCCACGCCCAACGTGTTTGCCGACCAGATCGAGTGGATGCACCGCCACCTTGTGCCGCGTGAGCACATCGTGCTGTCGGTGCACCCGCACAACGACCGGGGCACGGGCGTGGCCGCCGCCGAGCTGGCCATGATGGCCGGGGCCGACCGCGTGGAAGGCTGCCTGTTTGGCAACGGCGAGCGCTGCGGCAATGTGGACATCGTGACGCTGGCGTTGAACCTGTACACCCAGGGTGTGCACCCTCACCTCGACTTCTCTGACATCACCGCCGTGGCGCGCGTGGCCGAGGAATGCACCTCGCTGCCGGTGCACCCGCGCCACCCGTATGCGGGCGACCTCGTTTTCACCGCGTTCTCGGGCTCGCACCAGGATGCGATCAAGAAGGGCTTTGCCGCGCAAGACCCGAATGCGCTGTGGGAGGTGCCCTATTTGCCCATTGACCCGGCCGACCTGGGCCGCACCTACGACAGCGTGATCCGCGTGAACAGCCAGTCGGGCAAGGGCGGCATTGCCTTCTTGCTCGAACGCGAACACGGCGTGGTGATGCCCCGGCGCATGCAGGTGGAGTTCAGCGCCGTGGTGCAGCGCCACACCGACACCAGCGAGACCGAAATGGGCGCCGCCCAGTTGTGGGAGCTGTTTCAGGCCACCTACCTGCGCGCCCCGGCGCAGCCTGCCGTGGTGTGCCACAGCCACCGGCTGGACGAAGACGGGCAGGGCATTGAGTTGGATGTCTCCATCGAAGGCGTGCGCCAGACGCTGCGCGGCCAGGGCAATGGCCCCATTGCCGCCACGGTGGACGCGCTGGGCTTGCCCCTGCGCGTAGACCACTACGAAGAACGGGCCACCGGCACCGGTGCCAACGCCCAGGCGCTGGCCATTGTGGAAGCCGCGATGGACGGCGTGACGGGCTCTACCTTTGGTGCGGGCACCAGCCACAACATCGTCACCGCCTCGGTGCAGGCCATTGTGAGCGTGGCCAACCGGCTGGCCCAGCGGCGCAACCAAGCCCAGCCCCAGGTGGCGCAAAGCGCCTGAGGCGCGATGATGGCCCAAAGCCCGTTCTGGGCACTGGGCAACGCATGCAAGACACCGGTCACAAGCCGGTGTTTTACCCGGCATCTCTTACTATGAATAACATAGCTTTTAGCGCTTGCTGGATGCGCCTTACAGGCACTTTTTACGATAAATAACCTTGCCCCAGTCAACGCCTGGGGCCCATGCGGGCAAGCATCCGTTAACCTTCGGGCCATGCGATCTTTCCATCGATCTTTCTGTGCTGTGTGGCTGGCCTCGGCCGCCGTTTTGCTGGTGGGCTGCGGAACCGTGCGCCCACCGTCCACCGGCTCGGCAGAGCCCGCCCCTTGGCCCACGCAGCGGTCTGCGGGCACCACGCTGTCAGACGAGCAGGCCCACGGCATTGCCATCCACGCCCTGGGGCTGGTGGGCACGCCGTATCGCTATGGCGGCAACACCCCCGAATCGGGCTTTGACTGCAGCGGGCTCATTGGCTATGTGTACCGCAACCAGGTGGGCACCGCCCCACCACGCACCGTGGCCCAGC
This Acidovorax sp. 106 DNA region includes the following protein-coding sequences:
- the leuA gene encoding 2-isopropylmalate synthase, translated to MIAKPATKYQGIAPINLPDRQWPSRTIARAPIWLSTDLRDGNQALFEPMNGERKMKLFHELVRIGFKEIEVGFPAASQTDFDFVRRLIDENLIPDDVTIMVMTQSREDLIARTVEAVKGAPRAIVHLYNATAPAWRRIVFGMNVTQVMQLIAHHVGYLKQLTDAQPGTQWTLQYSPETFSATELNVSLKACQTAIAAWNAGPGRPIIINLPTTVENATPNVFADQIEWMHRHLVPREHIVLSVHPHNDRGTGVAAAELAMMAGADRVEGCLFGNGERCGNVDIVTLALNLYTQGVHPHLDFSDITAVARVAEECTSLPVHPRHPYAGDLVFTAFSGSHQDAIKKGFAAQDPNALWEVPYLPIDPADLGRTYDSVIRVNSQSGKGGIAFLLEREHGVVMPRRMQVEFSAVVQRHTDTSETEMGAAQLWELFQATYLRAPAQPAVVCHSHRLDEDGQGIELDVSIEGVRQTLRGQGNGPIAATVDALGLPLRVDHYEERATGTGANAQALAIVEAAMDGVTGSTFGAGTSHNIVTASVQAIVSVANRLAQRRNQAQPQVAQSA
- a CDS encoding WG repeat-containing protein; the encoded protein is MTLNAPATPWLAKVPLGAEGQAHALLIVHADRAIAPTPALRQVVEFEDNGQGGFISAAQALDGRWGYIDAQGQWLIAPTLDNARGFSDDGLARFCRDGRWGYIDLLAQEAIAAQFEDARPLRNGLAAVKTGQHCWRIIDRQGRFTCESTFHQLDNFGAVGLALAEQWDPRSNQRLRGYVDHQGRWVIAARFAQARAFDDHAVTAASVDGETWGLIDAEGAWVLKPYYPCIEAFNSEGLAYYDEPDSWDNGHGYLNTRGKVVVKGGRHLSRHMACAVVADSYDGTRFLDAHGKLLQGPALSYASDFRAETECAVARLATPAHRPDPTTSAWGLLHTSGRWVPAAPGLLEPLTDGNGWIPNTLPDTPLVPFLTTDGHLAWMDKEGQVVWRAKYESGQVSLRDTQGHTLWSSGPLPNLPHCSAPRPFFHRSASDHLEQIACIDDVADYAQTLAAEAEERLHHLAQGLPTQPLTDASEADEEEGADDDDDPQAANQRHTVVVRRVARAYLSEEHNGPYAFMGEGLAQAVEQLRQALHSRLQAHWGHADPDPEHAAPWHHSGATMAAWNLPLHQPLVADTPDKLVCVPEANTLWLSLYPQADTGDGDAWWELWLMVAPSVDALQAAQHARDARRPMAAHSPGVPNPCLPDAEETLTANNPPTTREAWRLAVEQDPSAIGQMPAVWLDDALVDTALAAAAQVLGDIPPAWHTPERLHALVSQGLAQAREIPPHCMTRDALLLARERYAGDPDWDWHDQRCSQVPPLAPNRWDHNSLYDLWGCLLTPALALHAVQCGAPLRTVPHWLRTDALEHAALQADIYNISYIAADKVTPALAQRAVLHDYGRLITHVPQALITPALCLASARANGLTLQDIPEPLRSAEVCVAALEDRNDVFHHVPPHLAADVTTRLIDNDLARARQKGEPRHGSHWHVQRAWAHLWSRQAALALQDALQGLPHARYPQHAHYVLASAYRALGHTRQAALEASTVLSLQSPYTAEWDAHEDTTWLAPLAREHMRAADEATLVQQLQSHPRTLADVPRARITHAMVDAALRADEGAVCFVPKRLMTPARYAAALRQGVKTWEQIPAPMLSEEACADHVREAGWRLPDVPTPWRTVAVCAVAMQASASALQHVPARLQPQALQAAQALAVQTVSDSQEQGAIAQRLAEQLAVQWQALQRTPGMPWMQRARRQGGWVALLACSLMTPSSQAPTQGGLVGWMQQRPVLALLLHLLGGACAMVGHAFVSVGAWRAEGAYAGLASFTLLGFSELYWAWRFVWTEPARPLLGTTAALVAAYVLCWWPLYRKAGQALAQPRPDRT
- a CDS encoding C40 family peptidase; the encoded protein is MRSFHRSFCAVWLASAAVLLVGCGTVRPPSTGSAEPAPWPTQRSAGTTLSDEQAHGIAIHALGLVGTPYRYGGNTPESGFDCSGLIGYVYRNQVGTAPPRTVAQLSGWGQVIDGSELRTGDLVVFGRGRNPSHAGIYVGEGRFVHAPSTGGTVRMDHLESKYWARQNAAFRRP